The sequence aatttattcaaaattaagGAGTCATTACAGAAATATACATCCATTGCACTATTtgactatatatatatgatactaCTATTCggaatcaaattttaaattgaattatatagaattttcaagaaatcaaGATTGAAATGATCTATTAAAGTTTCGATATAAGTTTATTttataagtttaaatttttttaaaatacatcttcataaatgacataaattcaaaataaagcCATAAAACCACATTCCATGGCAGGTTTGAGATACTTTCATTGCTGGGATCGATTCTGCCACCACCGTCCCCGCCAGGGGTGACAGGTCTGACCATCTATCTAGCCGGAGCTCAGGGGCAAGTCGTGGGAGGAAATGTGGTGGGGGCACTGATTGCTTCGGGCCCAGTGGTGATCATGGCTGCAACTTTCATGAATGCAACTTTTGATCGTCTGCCTTCAGACGAAGACGACGAGGTTAACGTCGCTGTTGTGAATCAGCGCGACGTCTCCGAGGTTTACGGGATTCCGCAGAATCTGATCACCAACGGTAACTTGCCTTCCGAGGGTTATTCATGGCCATCAGGCCGGGCTTTAGCAAAGTCTACGTAggtttattgatttatttatattaaagaagTGATAAAGCTGGATTTGTATGTTATAGTTGAATCACTATGatacaaataataattatttatgtcaaTTGTTATTATTACTCTTGCCTTAAATTATATTGTAATTATCATTATTCTTGTTGCAAAGAGAAaggaatatttaaatttcaattgtTTTTTAATGAGAATGTGATTGTAATTTATTGATATGTCTATATTCTTAGAAATATAAGGGTAcgtaaaattcaaaaaatttaaaacaatatttattggACGTCCATATGTAGagtaaaagtaataattttattataaaaacggTTTTTTCATGGATCGGGTCGGATAGaagatctatatatataatggcTTGAGTTTAATAATTGTTGGGATGCAACCAAAGTCCCACATCGGAAGATCTAAAGAAAGATCATGGGTTAATaaagatggaatgatatctccattggtatgaggccttttgggtggttccaaaagcaaaaccatgagggttaaaacccaaagtggacaatatcataccaGTGTGGAGATATTCGGATTCCATTGGTCCTAACAATAATATTACGGTGAGTAGATTggcaaatttttttgaaatacgtacatttatattctttaTCCTATTTCAGTATTTCTAACTGGAATAGTACTTTATTCACCCTTTAAATCCTTATGTTAAACAAATCACTTTCTCAATTTCAATTTTTGTCACTCATTTTTCTGTGACAGTTTCTTAAGTAACAAAGTAATTGTTATCCTTGGTTTTTAAACCATATCAAACATTTCTTTTCCCAAGATATAATTATATTCTCTActtgacaaaataaaaaatttaaatcaaaatttgattgGAAAGAATAGTTTCAGTATGATTAAACTTGGCAAAGTttacataaaattatatatatgagagcctaaaaacaaatacaagtAAAATCTGTGTTAGTTACTTATTTTTTTACCAACTTAGCTAGGCTAGTAGTCGGAAGTGAACGTCATCGCATTCTGCCTCGATGCAAAGCATCCGATTGTTTCAAGTTTGGTCGAGTTGCTGCTCGAGTTCGATCACCAATGTATCTATATTAtgtatactatattattaaaatcgagggccttaaattatttaattttaatttgatgtGTATTTTGACACATTTTTCGTAAGTGTAAGGAAGCAAGAAGAGTCTGATATGATATGCATTTCAATCAGCCTTGAATATGAGCTTTGATTAGTGGCTGCGGGAAAACCTGGCCGGGCCTGGAACATCATAAGAATATGGCCAAGGATTGGAACAATCTTTTTGTTATTACACTTTGGGGAATATGGCATTGGCGAAACAAATCGGTCTTCGAATTGAAGATAAGAAAATAGATGTGGGTAGCAAAGTGAAGTGGATCAAGAACCAATTTAGAGAAATCAAATCAGCTTTAATTAGCTTCGAAAAAGGTTGTCCCAATCAACAACGTAGTATATACTAATTAAGTACATAGTAAAATGGATGCCCCACGTGCAGGATGAAGATCACTTAATGTGGATGGAAGTTGTAACCACAAAGCTCGAAAGGCCGGCGGGGGAGGCATAATGCGAGACAAACTTGGTGATTGAATTATGGGTTTCATGCACAACATTGTGTGGTGCTCGATTGAGAAAGCAAAGCTTTGGGTTGGTCTGTAAATGGTTAGTGGTGAAGTAGCTCATTTCTACTTAATTTGATCTCTACCTGTACGAACTTCTTGGCAAGAGATTGTGAAGTCATAGTCGAGCATATTTACCGGGAACAAAATAGAGCAGCTGATTTTTTGAATTCGGAAGCACTGAAGTATAATAGAGGACACAGAGTTGTTTAGACCCCTCCCGCAAGTCTCCATGACATCATTGCAAAAGACACAATTAGATGATAATAGGCGCTTGTAGAAGAATAACAACACATTAATCGTTTAATGTTAGGTAAGATAACCCTCTATCttgtaaccaaaaaaaaaaatttacaattcttctcaaattaaaattttttcattatattaaaaaaaatcatattttagtaAATGTGTATATAATCTATCTACcatgtcataatttttttataaaatttttatctgtacttttaaaatttttaaatcatcatatcattcataatataaaaaattattataaaaattcatttttaatgggttaattttaatataatatctaaattcacgcaaaaattatttaacacaGAGTTTATATTTATGGCGTGCAAAAGGCACCAGTGCTAATGTTGGACACCAACATCGTCAAATACAATTTCCGGGAAAACTGAAAGAAGCCCAAATAACATTCCGAGGACCAAATAAAAAAAGCCCAGAATACATTCTGAAGCccaaatttcattttcctttatAATTTCGTAACCCTGACACCTCACGACTCAAACCGTGAACAAACAGAGCGCCGCCGCCAAACTCGTCGTTTCTCAAgcgaaaatgaagaaaaaagcACGCGCTTTCAAGGCCACAGATGATATGAAATCTCTTATACATTCAAACGCTGAGTTCTTCGATCACCTTATAGAACTGATACCCGCAAAATTTTACCAGGCAAAGGATGAAGATTCAAAGCCATGGTACCAGGGCCTCTCTAAAGCAGCCAAGGCTTCGTTGAAGCAACAATCGAAACAAAATCTGAAGTTTTCCCGGCGCCAGCGCTTCGACCCAGAAAGAAAAGCTTCGTCTTCTGCCGCCAACCAGGATAGTTTCGTGAATGCCGAAGAGGAATTGGATCGAGGTCAACAGAATCAATCAGTTACATACGAGGAACTGCGGCAGAAGTTACGGAGAAAGATTGAAGTGATGCGAGGTAACCGTGGAGCGGCGAGCGATGATAAAAAAATCGACAATAGGGATGTGGAGAATAATGGGAAGAAGCGGAAGAGAGGAGACGAGTCTGCCGGACGAGTTACTGGGAAGGAGGTTGTGGAGTCCCAAGACGGGGAAGAAATTATTGAATACGGTAAAGTGAGATTGGGAGATGACGAGGAGTTGAAAAATAGGAGGAAAAATAAGAAGGGGAAGCTTTCGAAGGTGAAGGAATTGGAGAGAGCACAGAGATTGCAAGAGGTGAAGAGGGAAAACTCGGGAGTCGCCGAGCGGGAATCGTGGATGGCCGCCACCAGCAGGGCAATGGGGGTGAAGGTGCACGATAATTCGAGGCTGATCAAGGATAGCATCAAAAGGGAGAAGAGGAAGAAGGACAAGAGTTCCGAAAAGTGGAAGGAGAGGGTGGAGGGACAGAAGAAGGTGAAGGAGCATAGGCAGCAGAAGAGGAAGGAGAACATCGAGGGGAGGATCAAGGACAAGAAGATGCGGAAGATCGCCAAGCGTGAGAAGAAGCTGATGAGGCCCGGTTTCGAGGGCCGGAAAGATAGCTACATTACTCAGGAGTGAAGATGTTTCGGGTTACTGGTTTCGAAAATGAATTAGGATTCGAAACTTTAattttgagttcttattttgctGCAAAAGGAAGAAACATACCTTGTGCGTGTAACATGTTTTATCATGCtataaaatttatgattttccTCATAGTGGCTCATTGTGTATTGTTATAATTGGTGCGTTTTGATCTAAAATAGAGCTAATGATGGAATGGCATGCTTAGTAAACATGGTTTCTCGGCTAATGATGGGGATCTGCATAAATTCTTTGACTTCAGGATTGAAGATGTATTCATGTGCTTGTTTGTAGTCATTTTTATCACGTATTCGGATATAATATTGCAAAGCAGAGATTCTTATGTCTTTAAGCCTTTGGGGTGTGTGACCTCAAATTTACTTCACTATTATATGTCGGCAATTTCATATCTGGGATGTGTCTTTATTGTTTTGTTTTGGGTCAAATTTTCTGCACTTTTTCTCTAGAATACATTTTAAGTTTGTGTATCTGGTCAAATGTCTCTCAGTTAGTTCCCTGTGTTTTGTGAATACTCAAGTTAACTGTAGCATACTCTGTTGAGAATGGATATACTAGTTATCTACTTTGGTATTCTCTGATCTGTTCTGGAGAATCGGTATGCTATTATCTGAAACTGGTATAACGTATGCAATGTGCTATTGTCTTAAACTAGTCTTGATTTACAGTTCTTAAATAAGCAGTACTTTATTTTGCTATCCATTTTCTGAACCAACCTTCATCAACACACGGTATGATACGACAACAAAACAGGCAGTAAAGAAAAATATGAGGTATATTGACATTAAATTCTGATTAATTCTGAAATCAAGATGATAATGCAGGTTACGATGAACACTAAATCAATTAGAAGAGAATATTCCACTACCCTGCCCCCTCTCTCTAGGAAATACTCAATCTCCTTGCCCTAGCCTAAGCTAGTAGAAAAAAGCTAGAATCCTATTTCTCTAATGACTTATGCCTTATATTATTTCCCTTTTCAAAGAACATTGCCAATTTCCCATCATCGCTTCTAGTATATTCTTGACAATTAGGAAATTGTATAGGCCCAATATATTTAATCCCGTAACATGGTTGTTGATATTGTGAGGTGTAATGTACTTTAGCCCACTATTCTGAGTAACCTTGGAATTTTGTCTCGAAGTTTTCCCAGATTTTTGTTTCCATACTGTTTTGCA comes from Primulina huaijiensis isolate GDHJ02 chromosome 2, ASM1229523v2, whole genome shotgun sequence and encodes:
- the LOC140958318 gene encoding AT-hook motif nuclear-localized protein 16-like, giving the protein MAGGGDLILPATKPKFENDQRIDATTRRRRGRPAGSKNKPKPPIIITRDSANALKAHAMEVTSGCDLSESLINFARKKQRGVCVLSATGCVTNVALRQPSSSGSIVTLHGRFEILSLLGSILPPPSPPGVTGLTIYLAGAQGQVVGGNVVGALIASGPVVIMAATFMNATFDRLPSDEDDEVNVAVVNQRDVSEVYGIPQNLITNGNLPSEGYSWPSGRALAKST
- the LOC140971513 gene encoding uncharacterized protein; amino-acid sequence: MKKKARAFKATDDMKSLIHSNAEFFDHLIELIPAKFYQAKDEDSKPWYQGLSKAAKASLKQQSKQNLKFSRRQRFDPERKASSSAANQDSFVNAEEELDRGQQNQSVTYEELRQKLRRKIEVMRGNRGAASDDKKIDNRDVENNGKKRKRGDESAGRVTGKEVVESQDGEEIIEYGKVRLGDDEELKNRRKNKKGKLSKVKELERAQRLQEVKRENSGVAERESWMAATSRAMGVKVHDNSRLIKDSIKREKRKKDKSSEKWKERVEGQKKVKEHRQQKRKENIEGRIKDKKMRKIAKREKKLMRPGFEGRKDSYITQE